TTTCAATACcgtaaatttcaaaatttcggaagctatcggaaatttcaaaagttttgaaaaatccagtagttagtttttgttcaccggaaatttcgttttttgaaatttccggtagttaatccggaaatttcaaaaatccagtagttattattattattttttttaatttgtttgttattttattttaatttttttgaatatttttttaatttgtttgttattttattttaatttgtttacacagtgtaccggaaatttcaaaaaggaaTAAAATTTCCGGAAAACaaaccggaaatttcaaaaattcggTAGTTAAAAATGTAtactggaaatttcaaaaaatgaaatttccgggaaggtattcggaaatttcaaattttcggtattgattttgaactaccggatgTTTCAATTTTCCGATGAACCTTCctggaaatttcatttttgaaatttccggtatgcattttgaactatcggaaatttcattcctcttgaaatttccggtaaaaactttttttccAGAACAACTCacttttctggatttttcaagTGTGGGGTACaactgttttgattttttcttattttgacttttactgattttttttagattattttgggtatttcactcaaaaaacattaaattaaggGTATAAGTTTAAATACGGGGTACAAAAGCTAACAGTCTAGTGTGTCCTTCTTTTTTTCACTAAGTATCTGGTTGGTTCGAAGAATGAGAGGGAGGGGAAATTGCTACatgtttgattaaaaaaatggaaGTAGGGGATTTCTAatgacattttaattatttagagCCCTTCAcctctaaatttttataaattggaGGAAGAGCAAAATAAATTCTACGATAAATTTTAGGTATATTTGATCGCAAAAATTGaatcatatataatttttttaaaatattacctCTTTTGATCTAATCTTTTATTTACTCCCAACTAAATATATTGTAAAGAGAAGTGGTGTAAGGTTGATTTTTACGTTAGAATCactctttaaattatttttttcttctcttataTCTAACTAAGTAATTTTActcaaatttagtttttctcttctttattttttagggtGATTTTGTCGTTTtggtataatatttttatttttcatcttgTTGTAATGTTCGTTGATTCAAATTGTTAGATTAACTTCGATCTAAtataaattcaatcaataacTTTGACAACGTCGTAAACGTTAAAATTGttgttatataaatattttgaacacTTAAAATTTATCCTATCCATAGACTTTTGTCATACACTTTgttgttttaagtttttaacctaattatggtaaatttatttgcaatgtttaattgtagttttagttcatttatttttatttattcacgAAATTGATTTCCATATCTTAAAAGTCAATAGTTTTGATccatcattataattttttaactaaaaagtgATACACTAGATGctttaaataatgtaatatatgatatgatgatgtaaaatgattaacatctatgaaattgaaatcaaataccgtaaatatttaattttcaacttcaaatatttttcatatttttattaattaatgcatttagacgactataaatcatataattgtatgtcatatcatttaaaatatatttaattattattttttaatttaaaaatttaagagaagaatcaaaattatcgattttttaaataaataaattaattttataaattgataataataaaaataacaaaaacttaatattttttaatatctacTTTGAATTGTATAGTTTCAAATTTCTAACATgtgaatatcattttttattttttttaaaaaatttataccaATTTTTGTCCCAAAGAAAAAAACACCTAACGATACCATAAAACCCCATATATTTGGATCCCTGAAAAGATGCTTAATTCAACGCTAAACTCTGAAGCTTGAAGCTCAACACGAGagttcaattcaattcaatttcaattcagcCAATTGATTTTCCTCACTTAACTGCTACCCAATCACTACTTACCATACTACCCTTCCTCAACATGGGAATCTCTCAAAGACACCAACTTTCTATTCATTTCCTCCAAATTCAATTACCCTTTTGACCGATAATTCTAAAGTTCGTGTCTTATTACTCTGTTCATTCTTTCACCTTGTGTTCGTTCATTTCTCTGTGAGGGTTTTCTGAGAACAGAAGATGCAACTTGATCTGGAATCCCTGTCTGAAGCTACTTCCGGGGCCATTGGATCCCTTGTCAGCACTACAGTGTTGTACCCACTTGATACTTGCAAGACCAAATATCAAGCTGAAGTTCAAGCTCACCATCAACGAAAATACAGgttatttattatattcatatttttcacCCATTTTACATTTTTGGGACCCGATTCATTATACTCTTAACATAAATTTGCTAATTATTATTCATTGGTTGAGTCTGATAATTATGATAGCATGATCTGATTATTTTTCAATCTTTCATGTAAGCTAGCTTGTTTTATATCACTGTTTGTAggttatattatttataagacGTTTGCTAGAGATATGATATTGGTTTATCTATGATCATGATCCGAAATTAAACAATTCGGGTTTAAGTATGTGTTTGAATTAGAGAGTCCTTTTTGTATTTGGTATAAATTAAGCAAACAAGCTGGAAATTGTGTAGAACATGTATAGTTAACATTTCTTCAGAACACTATGAAATATTGTCTAGtagagaaaaccaaatattaaaTAGGCATTTAACATTGTAAGGTTGGTCAATTTAGTTTCTCAGATTTACGAAATAGCAATATAGTCCAATCCCTTAAACtgaaaaatatcaatcatttTAGTCGGTTTTTTCCTCCAAATTTTGCACCACAATTTTAATGGCTCTATGCTTGTTTTGATGTAGCAAAAGACTATTTAAGTCAATATGTGTGTCTTTTATTGGTTTTGGTTGATGTTTActtgataaatattttgatgGAGGGACTGAATTgattgatattctttaatttaagGCACTAATTTACTAATTCGTAAATTTGAGGGACTAAATTGACCGACCCGTTACAATTTCAttgattaaaatgaatatttactTGAAAACCAATGATAATGTTTGAGTTTGGATTGGCCTAAGTACATCTTGTTTGGACTGACATAAGGACTTGTCAGAATGTTTGCGAGAACTTATCAAAATAAGCATTTATGCAATAAACTTTTAATTAGGTTGTTTTTCCAAGAGCACTCAATGCCAACTGGTAATAATAGCATCCAAATCACCAACATTGGAGGGTTTCTTCTGCTTTTGTGATGATGCTTTTATTGTGGCAACAATAACTAGCAAGTTGTAGTAACTTTGTAAGTTAAgcttatttgattttgtttctctAACTCATGTAGGAGAATTTCTGATGTTTTATGGGAAGCAATTTCTAAACGTCAGGTGCTTTCATTGTATCAAGGTCTTGGGACAAAAAATGTCCAATCCTTCATTTCGtcgtttatttatttctatGGATACAGTTACTTTAAGAAACTGTATTTGAAAAAAACTGGAAACAAGAACATTGGAACAGCAGCAAACTTGATTGCTGCTACTGCTTCTGGAGTCTGTACAATACTAATAACACAGGCAAGTCAAAATTGTAATTCTTTCAAAGAAAAGTTACTTTTAGTGACATACTTACATGTGATatgcttttttttaatttgctgATAGATGACACTTCTGTAAATCaacttgaaattaagtttatCAGAGGTGTTTTTAAGTTCAAATCATGGCATAACTTCCTTATCTACTGAAAACATAGTGTTATTAACTTACGATGTATGTTCTGTCGAGTACAATTATAATAACATCTGCAAAAGAAACAAACCAATCCCTTATTAATGAATGTACTGTCAAAACTCATTATTTCCTTGTTGTTATGCACAGAATATTCAGTAATATCTGCTATTTTACAGCCCTTAGATACAGCATCCTCAAGGATGCAGACAAGTGAATTTGGAAAATCCAAAGGACTCTGGAAGACCTTATCAGAGGGTACCTGGAGTGAGGCATTTGATGGTCTTGCCATATCTATTCTTTTAACAACAAACCCATCTATCCAGGTATCACGCTTTGAATATTTATTCCAAAGATTCAATGAAACCTAAAGAGGAAGAGGATCTGTTATTCCATATTAGGTTGCACTATAAGACTCCCATACTCAGACTGAGATTTTTATCCGCAAACAGTATACTGCATTCGATCAGCTGAAACACCGGCTACTAAAAGGCAAGATGAGCAAGAGAACTGATGCAAAGTCATCCCCGGAGTCACTTTCTGCATTTAACGCTTTCATGCTGGGTGCAGTTTCAAAATGTGCAGCTACATGCTTGACATACCCGGCTATCAGGTGGATGATCAACTTACATTATTTTGTCctagagtttttatttatgttaatataCAGACATGATTCCAGTTAATATAAttcaaaaggaagaaaaataaaataattttatttttacaccGATCTTTGGTTTCTGCAGATCTATCTtgggaaaaataagtattatgaTACATTTTCTTTTCCATTGTTTATGCTATATTGTGGACTTTCTGATGAAAATATGTTTTGAATTGACAATAGGTGTAAAGTCATGATTCAGGCTGCTGATTCAGATGATAGGAAGATTTCAGAAGCTGAGAAGAAGGCGCAGAAGACAATCTCTGGAGCACTCTATACTATTTGGAAAAGAGAAGGCCTCCTGGGATTTTTCAATGGATTGCAGGCACAGATATTGAAAACTGTTCTCAGCTCTGCATTACTTCTTATGGTAAAGGAAAAGATCACAAAGTCGACGTGGATTCTGATGCTCATGATCGNNNNNNNNNNNNNNNNNNNNNNNNNNNNNNNNNNNNNNNNNNNNNNNNNNNNNNNNNNNNNNNNNNNNNNNNNNNNNNNNNNNNNNNNNNNNNTGTCTGCCAATCCCCCCAAATTGAAAGCATCTTGAATTTGTGATGAATGAATATATTAGAAATAATTTCTCATCCAAGGATATGATAAAATTGACTTTGATTGCTATAGAGGTAAAATAGTGGCAGGTGTACTGAATGCAAGTGTTAGgaatgcaaaaaataaaaattcagatAATGGTTTCTTTCTCTTCTAATATGATTTTTTCTCATCAAGACCTCAAACTTGAATatacttgttttatttttttgaaggaGAATATACTTGTTAATGCGatagcctttttttttttgttagtagTTTAGCATTGTGTTATGCACTTCCAATCATTTTGCAAAGTCTGAACTTCCAAGCtcaaaaatgatattattgatAACAATGACAACAATAACAACCGTTTGGGAACAACACTCCTACTTTTCTTACTCTAGCATTCAATAGACAATTATGCTATTAAACAATAGCGACACAAGTTTTTTCTGACAGAAATAATGAAAGAAGTTATCTTCATTGTTTCCATTTTAACCTTATTCAGTAAAACCTTAGTAGCGGTAGCATGCGTTTCTGATTGATAACAAAATTGTAACAATGAAGCATTGCCAATAGCCATCCTCTAGTTTTCATGACAGGAAACTTTTGCCAGCTAACAAGAGTATTGAGCAGTAAATCATTCCAACTTTGGAAATCAAATTAGCAGCATTAGAACTATATGGAGCAAAGTTTCCTGTAGGAGTGTCAGTGGTCAAGACAACAACAATCCAGTTATCTTCTGAACCGATACCGATACCTGTATATTTCGTGTCATTGAGATTCTCTGAGTAGAGAGATTTGGTGAAATTAGCGAGGACAAGGCTTGAAGCTAGTCCGGGAACACAAGCAGGCATTACAGTTCCATCTCTTGTGTCAGAAATAGCTAATTGGCATTTAGCTAACAGGTTTGGGTAGTTTGAGAATTGAGGTTCTGTACCTGGTACTGTATTAGCACCTGTGGTATTTGTACATAGTTGATTCTTGAATTGGTCAGCTATTTTATCAGCAAGACAAtctgcatttttattttttgtaagagCTTTCAAGTTTAACGATGATCGATACTTGTTGATACCTTGATAAAGATTATCTTTCTCATCTGCAGAAAAACATTTGAACAAAGTAAGCGCAGTTTCAAGATATCAGTTTCATTGTGTATATATATGCATGTGTTCGGAAAAATGTCACAGGATAATGTTTAAGAGACATCATGACACTGTTGATATATGATGTGATCATTGCAGTTGTGAGATCGGAGTTGTTTGATGAAGACCAATCAACTAAGATTATTGTTTTGAATCTGATTTTTTGAACATGAAATGAGTCATGtgatcttcatccaatgactcagaTCTCATGACTGCAATGAATACAAATCCTGAATTTTGACAATTGCATTTTTTAGTTTGTAAACCAATTCAAAATATGGTCCAGCACAACACAAATGATAAAAACATTACAAAATTAAAGATCAGTAAGTACTCACCATCATCACATTTAACTGGAGAATTTATCAAGAGAATAGCATATGAAGAAAGGAGAATCCAGAAGAGCAGAGAGAGTTTAGGcaacaccattttttttttgcagctGAGTTATACCAGAAGGAACCAGAATTCCACAACATAAAAACACTTACTACCTTTGGATTCTATATGTGGTTGGAACCTAAGTTTGCTTGTACTGGGTGATTTACTGTTTCTTGAAGCAGAAGCTAGATGCAATAGACATCATACTGACACTGAGGAAGACATTGCAACGGTAAGACATGGCAACGCTTTTGGCCATGTTTCAGTGTCAGATTTGTGTTTGTTTACGAGGACAGCTGTTCCAGTGTCTCTTTCTTGCATGCATTCAATTCACAGCAATTATATTAGGTTAATGCTCATAAATGTCTTTAAAAATACTCttcttaaatataagtaaaaattaatcGAAGAACgttagtttaaattttagaataatttttttttaattaatttttacttatatttgagTTTGGAGGAACTATatactatttcaaaattaaggaaaataatatattttggcGGTTTCTTCTCTCTTTCAATATTTTTGAAActtcttaaattatatttagactAGTCAATTTGAATGTGTAAAATAAGTGGGTAGATCTTGCGGAAAGAATGAAAGAGAGAgacaaaaatatagaaaaagtaACAAAGAGAAGAAATATTGGTGAGAGAGATAAACACATCAGAAAGTGTAGAGAATATTTGACAGATGATCTAAGTAAAATATACATTTccacttttgaaaaaattttagAAGAGAAAAAAGGAAACCaccaaatatttattaaaagaatagTAACAATTTATCTTTCAATAAAAACTAGAGTTAGTAGGTAATGCACCGTTGAAGTACTCAATCCAATGAAATGCCTAAATCTTCTCCAATTTAAACCACCATGAAGAGCAtgcttataaaagaaaataaagtttCTATAGAAGGGAAATTATAAGTATTATAACTATTTGTTGATAGAAGTGAATGGAACTAAAACATAACAGAAATGAATATacaggaaaaataaaatatcaaataaatagaTTTATGAGCTACCACATGATATTAAAGACGCCACTTTCCTttggtaaaaaataataaattcaaagaCTTTTCTCTTTATGTACTAATAAAGTAACATATCAGTAATTAAGCTCACAAATTTCAGAATCGTTATTGTTTTGAGTTTAAATTTGAGATTCTATAATTGTACGTCTATTTAAAGTAGTATTTATCATCTTTtctaagaataaaaaaaacatgtatttcaaaaaaaaaaaagtaacatatTAGTAGCAATATtcagtttatatatatatattgaatgtaTTACTAGGGTCTATGTAATGTATGTGAATGTGATAAATTTTAGTGTATCAAGTTTGATcctatttataaaaagaatcaTAGAATGTCATTAACAAACAGATAGAATCTATCTTgtaatataaatagaaatcaattgataaattttagtaCATTAATTCATGCATATTCCCTCTACTCGTTCACTAAAATTTGGATATGGATTGTCTACATTCTAAGAGAGAACACACACATAGCAAAATTCCTTAACAACATAAATGTGTGTATTGCTTTCATTGAATGAAGGCAATCTAAATCTCTAAACTTCAAGAGCACACACATCTCAATATGAATTCAAATCTTCTCTAAATAATGATTGAGTTATGGAGAATATGAAATACACCTTTTTGTTTTTGCTACTTTGTCATAGTTatgaatttgtaaaaataaaaattgtccTAGTTTTAAAGTACTCGTTGATTGATCACTTTCAATAGAATACACTATGAATCGTATTTCTCAATCCATAATGCTTGAAGGCTGAGACTTTGTTTAaaagagatataaaaatttagtaatTTCAAGATACTATGCAACTAAACATATTACTACTATTTAGGTGAGATCGCACAAATTATCAAAAGAAACTATTTAATTATGCAAATTTGTAATTGTTATTATAACAAAATAGTCTCAACATAAAAGGAacgcaaaaggaaaagaaatataCTGAAAATAAGTTTTTTCATCTCTATCACACAGTAATATAAAAATGTCTATGCAGGTCTCATTCAACACTTGAGTATGCACCACGATCCCAACCTGGCTACTACTTTGTCCTTTATTCCTATAACTGcattagaaaaaatatatatttcaattaatttgttCTAAAGCAACTAATTGCCATTTACTCACACTTAACACGATAACAAATGAACAATTCTGCTAGttacacattttattttaaattacacCCACATAGCCATATAGTTTATGTAaacttcattaaaaaaatatgtgaatCTAATACACGTATAAAAGGTTATTTTTTGGAggtaaatgaaaataaaatgtgtaaccaaaaaaaaattaggtgtAACCGACAAAATTGATAAATGGAAATGAATTTTGATTAATATAGAGGCTAGTGGTCAATTTACTTACAAGATTGCAATTAGGGGGTCCTGTCAAAAGCCAATGCAATTTTGATCCGTTCAACAGTGTTCTTAATCAAACCGATAACAGATTGCACTGAGCCATTTTGTATAGTTGCGTTAGGATTTGAATCTATCAATATCTGAAAAGAAATTGTTAGTAGACAACCTCCTCCATTGTTCAATGGAACACCATCTGGGAGAATCACAAAACCCGAAGGAAGCATAACAACACAATCTGGATCACCACCATTCATCACTACATTCATTGCGCCATAATCTACAGGAGCATATATTACATACGACCCTGTGCTATCAGTGCTATTCTCTTGAAGTAAAACCATGTTGTTTTGACTGCAATCTGCACTCTGCAAATTCATTTAGAATATGtaatcttaattattttttattttaataaatcaaaGTGATCTGATAAGTGCTGAATCTCAGTAGATCGTGATAGTAAGATCTGCCACTTACAATATCCATAGTAATATTGGATTTAATTATGTACTATACTTACTTTTACACGAATTAAAGAGACACAGTTGGCAGGATCTTGACCATTTGGTATGTGTGCCATTTCTTGAATTATACCTCCGATGGAGATAATATCCCACtgcaaaattcaacaaaaagaataaactTATATATAGatacaaatttatatattatagcTGAGCTAGCCAAACAAAGTTTAAGCTCCAATATGCAATAATCAAACTATTATAATAAGCTAATAAGATGCAACCGTGCATGCATGCGCTTGTAATTGCACATTTATTTCATTAGCTGAGAATTAGTATGGAAACTCAATAGTATAATATCTATTGTCGAAAATAGACGAGGTAGAAGTCTAAATACAgtatcatatatataattatacaaTATACCTCACTTCTTGAGTTTTGACTTCGAAGAAAATCGAAAAGCCTCTTTGGAAGAACCGGAAGCCAGAGAGAAGTTCCAGCACTAAGAATTAGACCGGAACCGGTATTGGTTCCCGGTTCACGGATACTCCTTTTAATCATCACCCTTACATCATTTGAATTAGACGTTAGCACTTCCCAACAATTTGGTATAGAAGAACCAGCCACAGTTGAAAAATACACTTTCATTCTATCTGTCAGCCTCATCAAGCTCTTCCTTCTTTGAAGACTATTCATAGCTgcaatcatatatatatttcacaTTTAACTCATCTAATTATTCCCCTAtaacatttcaaattttagtttttaattctCATAAGAAAAAATCTtctagtctttataaaattatactGCAAGTAGTTTTAGTCTTttgttaaaatgtaaaatatgtatttttaaatgatttttttgataatatgtttaaaatattataaacgtTCTTAAGCAAAAAAATGTTCTTAGTGTTTAATTTCTATGTCTatattttctttacttttatattattgagtttttgatatttaaaaaattcatatttaattcatctaaacttaaaaagaattaaatttttttggatgaactttttaatatatcataaatatggttgcaaaatatcattcaaaaattaaaaaacaattaaatatatctcATTTCAGTAGAGATTAAAATTTGTTGCAGAATAATTGCGCAGAGACTCACATATGTACAAAatttacaaaaactaaaatttaaaaatttatagagattaaaaactTCCTTATTTGTGGTaagaatttataaaaagaaattatatctTGAAGAAGAATGAAGCATAAGAGAAATAAGTAAGATGATATATATACCAAAATGGTCTGCTGCAGGTGGTATGTTGATTGTCATTGAAATAGCAAGACGTTCACATTGTCTATCTAATGATGCCACCCATCGTATAGCTCCAAAGGCAAGCCCAGAAGTTATTAGAGACTTATAAGATTGATTTGACGCTACTGTGCTCTCATCTACTTCTACATGTTCCACCCATGTAACCTGAACAAGACATACAATTCATTTTCGTTATTAAAATATAACCTAAAGCTTTATCATTATCAAATCATTCTAAAAGATGTGGACCATTgaagaattttaattcataaatattgtttttgtttcatgcaaatatatctttttaattttaatcaatgaaaaaaaaaaatttgatgctcgtaaatatacaaaattttggtacttgtttgttttgtttttttattcccaaaaaaatgtattcatgttgaaattaattaatctttttatttgtgcttaatatttatttttgtctttatatagtttatatttaaatgactaaaacaaatattgtatataaaaatatagactAATTTTACAaagatttaaacaaaataataaggataaaaaaaacaaaaagtaataCATacgtaaataataaaaaataaaaaatattgttacaGATATTCCAAATAGAAAATGATATATttgcataaataaaaaatatatttaaatataataattaatagaatgcAATGTACCTTTGAGCAACCATTTTGTAATTCTTGAATTAAACAACCAGAGGGTCGTCTTCTGCTTCTTCTGGTTGTACTACTACTACTAGGACACAAATGATCCAAAGAAACATCAACCACAGCCCATACTCCTTGTTGGTACTGCTTACAGTACCTAATGAAATGATTTTCACGTGCAGAAACAAGTGGTGAAGGAACTTGAAAATCAGCTGACATCtgaaaaaacacattttatcaAATACAAATTAATCCATTTTCACTCAATTAGTATGTttggttttattaaaaatttatagtgCATAAGTGCTCATTAttggatataataaaatacaaaataaagtgaaaatattatttttagtcaaaagtaaaaatattattttttatataaattataaattattttcattaaatatcGTATAGAGTtgatatgaataaataaaaaataatttatataaaataaaaaaatgacaacattTTATACATACCACTTGTAAGGCTCCATTGTAATTTCCTGATACTCCAGGTGACAGGACATCAATTGTCATTGCGTTTGAAACAATACCATAAAACATAGTTGACCATTGATTCTGAAatcattgtaaaaaaataattattattatatacacaCTTAAAAAATCACCCAACAAGattaatttttgtgtgtatgCTGCTAGCTATTACTGACCACATCCATAAGAACCTCAATGAGGTTAATAGAATTCATGGGAACAGTGACTGATTCCCTTGAAGCTTCAGATTTTAACCCTATGAGTTTTGGACCTATTACATTATTAGGGAAAAATCTTGTGTATTCAGCTTCATTAAGAATTTCCTTGTAGTTACTAGGAATCCATAAAGGGGATCCAGCAAGAGCCAATGTTGTCAATTCCTCCATTGCAACAACTGCTAGTTCCACAATCATGAGATTGTTAGAATCAACACGCATTTCTTCTATCATGATTGAATTTGAATAGTTACCACTGCCACTTCCAACTTCAAACGAGGGTGCAGACATTTGACCAATGTTAGAATAGGAACAACCCTCATGATTTCCAACATCTATAGGCACTGTTCCTGCCATCATTTGAGCCTATGGCATCAAACCAAAACATAATTGTAATTAGTTCAACCAAGAAGGAAATATATAATTCTTTACATAATGCTGCAATTAATATAGATACATTAAATATTATTGGAGAAAGTGAGGAAGCAATTTGATTATAGAAGTAAACATACCTGTGCCTTTAATCGGGCATACTCAATCATCTTAAGGTGGTGGTACTCATGAAATGACATTCCATCAACACAAAAATGACATTCACATTTTGGACATGTTGCTTTGTTTATTGCCTCCTTATACATTTCAATCTCAGCACGAAGTCTCTCATTCTCCTCTTTCAAAAAATACTTCTCTTGACGTTCCATTTGAACCTGCATTTTCAccaatttgtattttatttatgacaatccaaaatattctatatatacttcaattttttcttgGATTCGTTTAATATAGACCTCTATTCAACAAATAGTCAAGGGTGGACCCTTATCATTTTTaatagaatataattttttataataataaaaattcaaaaataaatataatattttattaaaatttactaaaaatgacAAAGCCTGCCTTTGAACCAAGACTATATTTGACGATCacttttttaatgataaatatacaatataattagttggctacataaattttataataatataaattaaaggaTATCCaaatttgatttgaagttatcaTCATGCACGTAGGATCACATGTTTGAAGAGGGTTTGATTCTCCTTTACCTTCATTTGGGTACGCTTGTTTTGGAACCAAAACTTGATCTGCATAGGTCCAAGCCCTAACTCACGACCCAGTTGTTTCCTTTGCCTCTCATCAGGGTGAGGGTTATTCTTAAAGAAGCTGGACATATCAAGATTAATAATGTTGAATAAGTAAATTAATTCATCTTGCACTTGTTAAAAACTCCTTCTAGAATGATATATATAaacagagaaaaaaattatcaaaaaagttaatttatctgatctaaattttaaaataatatattttatgagaCAATTAAAAAGGTGACTCATACGCTTCCATCTCTCTTATTTGTGGCTGTGTGTGGCGTTTGTAGACTCTTTTTTTAGGTTGCTTGTTGTGATTTTGGTCTTCGGTAGAAGGAGGAGCTTCGTTTCCAGAATCTTCATTTTCGTTTGTTCTTTCGGAATCACTTGTTGAGGAAGTGGTCAATTGTTGTTTTTGTGGTTGAGGATGGCGCACTTTGGA
The genomic region above belongs to Cicer arietinum cultivar CDC Frontier isolate Library 1 chromosome 4, Cicar.CDCFrontier_v2.0, whole genome shotgun sequence and contains:
- the LOC101508126 gene encoding peroxisomal adenine nucleotide carrier 1-like, encoding MQLDLESLSEATSGAIGSLVSTTVLYPLDTCKTKYQAEVQAHHQRKYRRISDVLWEAISKRQVLSLYQGLGTKNVQSFISSFIYFYGYSYFKKLYLKKTGNKNIGTAANLIAATASGVCTILITQPLDTASSRMQTSEFGKSKGLWKTLSEGTWSEAFDGLAISILLTTNPSIQYTAFDQLKHRLLKGKMSKRTDAKSSPESLSAFNAFMLGAVSKCAATCLTYPAIRCKVMIQAADSDDRKISEAEKKAQKTISGALYTIWKREGLLGFFNGLQAQILKTVLSSALLLMVKEKITKSTWILMLM
- the LOC101504159 gene encoding uncharacterized GPI-anchored protein At3g06035-like is translated as MVLPKLSLLFWILLSSYAILLINSPVKCDDDEKDNLYQGINKYRSSLNLKALTKNKNADCLADKIADQFKNQLCTNTTGANTVPGTEPQFSNYPNLLAKCQLAISDTRDGTVMPACVPGLASSLVLANFTKSLYSENLNDTKYTGIGIGSEDNWIVVVLTTDTPTGNFAPYSSNAANLISKVGMIYCSILLLAGKSFLS
- the LOC101508445 gene encoding homeobox-leucine zipper protein MERISTEM L1-like, producing MCYSKSKVRHPQPQKQQLTTSSTSDSERTNENEDSGNEAPPSTEDQNHNKQPKKRVYKRHTQPQIREMEAFFKNNPHPDERQRKQLGRELGLGPMQIKFWFQNKRTQMKKLVKMQVQMERQEKYFLKEENERLRAEIEMYKEAINKATCPKCECHFCVDGMSFHEYHHLKMIEYARLKAQAQMMAGTVPIDVGNHEGCSYSNIGQMSAPSFEVGSGSGNYSNSIMIEEMRVDSNNLMIVELAVVAMEELTTLALAGSPLWIPSNYKEILNEAEYTRFFPNNVIGPKLIGLKSEASRESVTVPMNSINLIEVLMDVNQWSTMFYGIVSNAMTIDVLSPGVSGNYNGALQVMSADFQVPSPLVSARENHFIRYCKQYQQGVWAVVDVSLDHLCPSSSSTTRRSRRRPSGCLIQELQNGCSKVTWVEHVEVDESTVASNQSYKSLITSGLAFGAIRWVASLDRQCERLAISMTINIPPAADHFAMNSLQRRKSLMRLTDRMKVYFSTVAGSSIPNCWEVLTSNSNDVRVMIKRSIREPGTNTGSGLILSAGTSLWLPVLPKRLFDFLRSQNSRSEWDIISIGGIIQEMAHIPNGQDPANCVSLIRVKSADCSQNNMVLLQENSTDSTGSYVIYAPVDYGAMNVVMNGGDPDCVVMLPSGFVILPDGVPLNNGGGCLLTISFQILIDSNPNATIQNGSVQSVIGLIKNTVERIKIALAFDRTP